Below is a genomic region from Triticum dicoccoides isolate Atlit2015 ecotype Zavitan chromosome 5A, WEW_v2.0, whole genome shotgun sequence.
GCGTACAATGCGTGCTCGCTTTGTTCTAGCTTATTTTTAGAAGGAGCAGCACACAAAGCTTCGTCGTCTTGTCCAAGGAGCCATGTCGGTGGATGAGTACTACCAAAAGATGCAAGTTTTGATGATCATAACTAGTGTGCATGAGTCTGATGATGCAACCATGACACGTTTCTTTGAGGGGCTGAATGAAGATATACGCGACCGTGTTGATTTGATGCAGTATAATGATATGCAAGAGCTTCTTCATCAAGCAGAGTGTGCCAAACAGTGGGTCATGGCAAATCAAGTTTCCAAGGGTCACACCAATTTCAGCACGGGGAGGCGATCCTATTCACATGATGATGACAATGTCAAGTCAGGTTCATCCTATAGGTCAGCTACTACTAATCACAAGGAGATAATCAAAGAACCTAGTAGCGCGAGCAAAGTGACTTCAAGGTCTGATTCTATTGCGCAGTCAGCTACGCATACTAGTAGATTGTGTGTTACACAtgtggaggtaggggacacaaacgCATTGATTGTCCGAACAAGAAGAGAGTGCTCCTTGTTAATGATGGATATGTTTCCGAAGACAAAACTGACTCAGAGTCTGATGAGCCCAAGCAAGGGGAAATGAAATCTAATCCTATCATGTGCTATCCTTTGGATTATGATCTGCCATGCATCATGGTGCAACGAGCTAAAGAGGATCAAATTCCAAGAACGGGACAATGGTGGAAATATTTTCAGTCACAATGCCGAATCAACAACAAGTGTTGCAAGTTGATTATTGATGGAGGGAGCTACACCAACATCATAAGCAAGCGTGTGGTTGACGCTTTAGGATTGAAGACATGGCCACATCCGCAACCACATTGCATTGAGTGGTTGTACAACTCCGGACGACTGAAGGTGACTCACAAGGTACGTGTAAAGTTCAATATTGGCATATATTATGATGAGGTGATTTGTGATGTTGTGCCAATGGATGTGTGTCAGTTGCTATTGGGTCGTCCGTGGCAATATGATCGCAATGCTATATATGAGGGGAGATTCAACACttatgtgttttgagatgttggcaTCAAACGTGTGCTGCAGCCCATGGGTAACAACGCTATCAAGATTGATCTTCTGTTTGCCATACACAAGGAGATTTTTAAGAGTGcctcgaaaccgaggacggtttcgcgTGAAGGGGGAGTGGATCATGTGATCACCCCTAACTATGTAGCTAATATTATTGCACCATCAGAGAAGGTCACGACTGAGAAGCATGCATGCGACTCGGGCTGTAGAAAATATATCATACCAACACAACATGGAGTAGCAGCTGGCATGAGGAGAACAGGCGCAGGTATATTTGGGCCCGTACCGCGAGCATGTCAGTCAATGCTACAACGTTTGGTTAAATATCAATCGCCAGCGACGCCACCAACGGAAGATATCAGGCCAAACTTTTGGACTCCACCTCGTTGGAATTAATTAACGATTTTGCTATTTTTTAGTCGAGTGATTTTCAATTGGCTATCATTCAAATTCTTGGCCGTCCGATTGCGCGCTGTTATTCGTGCTGAGATCTGTGGTTTTGTGGTTGGTTGTCCTTTTGAACCGGGTTCGATTTTATTTCGTTGGGTGCGGTTCATCGGGTCTGCCCGTTACTGGACGCCCGTTTATTTCCTtttcctttctccctcttttccttttgaattcctcCATTTTCATTTGGGCGGTACTGTTTCGAAAGGGGGCAGAGAGGTGAGCGGCGGAGGAGGGGAAACGCTCGAGCGGCGGAGGCGgtcgagcggcggcggcgaggtccctCTCACCTCGGACCTGATTGCTCCCCTGGTTAGTTCCCGTTATCGCTCTCCCTTTCCCCCATGAGTTTTGCTTCGATTTTGGTCGCGTAGGTTTCAGATCTAGAGTTCTAGCAGTCGTTTTGTTGTTGGTGGTGTGGATCCTGTTGATTTTTGATGATTATTAGCGGTTGGTCAGCGTGGTTTGTTGTTAGCCAATGCTCATCTATGGAGTTCGCCGCCGGATCCCCTCTGTCGAGGTCATTTTACCGGTGAAATCCTCTCTGTTGGTGTCAGTTCGCCGCGGAATCCCCCCTGCTGGCGTCAGATTACTACGGGTCCCATGCGCTCTCTTCAGTTCGCCGCGAATCCCTTGTGTGGGGTGTTAGTTTTAGGTTTTTAGAGTTCGATCTGCTCGTTGTTGATGTTTAGTGTTAGCTGTGTCAGTCATCTGACTACTCCATGTATTGGTGTTGTATTACCACCCATTTTTTACAGCGCTCAAACCCATGAATTTACACTGTAACCCCCCAGTTTTTTGCCATGCTTATGTATTGTTGTATTTTAGTCTGTAGTTCGTCTCTGATTGTCATTGTATCTCCATCTTAGTATGTATTTCCCCTTAGTTTCATAGTTGTACTTTATGCATGATGAATATTGTAATGTATATTTGAAGTTCACTGTAGACTGTTTGACTTGCATTTTTGTGTGGTTGAATGACCGTAAGTGTGCTAGTGGTGTTGGACTGTAAGTAACCAGAATTTTACagtgtttttgttgttgtttggggACTGTAATTATGACTGTAATCACCAGAGTCTTTGCATAACTTAAGCTCTGTTTTAAAAAAAGaggtttggagttcttctttttaTGCAGAGAAAAAACTGCAGTTTGCTCAATACTACAATATTAAAAGCATAGTTGTTAGGGGCAACCAAACAGCTCATTGTAAATAAAACTGTGGTAATCTCAAAAACTGTAGTATTCTCAAAATACTTAGAaaatactttgctatcaaacagGGCCTTACTATGTAATTATCCGGAGTTTTACTCATTGAAGGACTGTAATTTCAGCATTACATTTTTGTAAGTTTTTATGTTTGAGGACTGTAATTTTCATAATTTTACCAAAGTTTTACACTGCAAGTTGTGCGTTTGAGTTCTGTATTTGCACTGTAATTATGCTGTATTTTGTGTGTCTGAGTACTGTAATTTCAGTTTGTCGTAGATCATCCGGCTTTTGCACTGTATTTTTGTAGAGGATTACACTGTATTTTGTATGTTTGAGGACTGTAATATGTGGTAGGCATTACAGTGTATTTTCTGGAGTTTTACAGTGTAATTATCCGGCTTACAGTGTAAATTGGCAGAGTTTTTACACTGTAATGTGTGTAGGTTAGGACTGTAATTTTTGGTAGGGATTACTGTGTATTTTCATGCAGCTTTACAGTGTAATTAACCATAGGGTTACAGTCTAGATCAGCAGAGTTTTGCACTGTAATTCTGTGTGGGTTAGGACTGTAATTCGCGGTAGGGATTACAGTGTTTTTCATGGAGCTTTACAGTGTAATTAACCATAGGGTTACAGTGTAGATTGACAGAGTTTTACACTGTAATTTGTGTGGGTGAGGACTGTAATTCGTGGTAGGGATTACAGTGTATTTTCCTATACTTTTACTGTGTAATTAGTCATAGGGCTTACACTGTAAACCAGCAGAGTTTTGCACTGTAATTTTGTGTGGGTGAGGACTGTAATTTTTGGTATGGATTACAGTGTATTTTCCTATACTTTTACTGTGTAATTAGTCATAGGGTTTACACTGTAAATCAGCAGAGTTTTACACTGTAATTTTGTGTGGGTGAGGACTGTATTTTTGGTATGGATTACAGTGTATTTTCCTATACTTTTACTGTAGAATTAGTCATAGGGTTTACTCTGTAAATCAGCAGAGTTTTAAACTGTAATTTTGTGTGGGTGAGGACTGTAATTCGTGGTAGGGATTACAGTGTATTTTGTGCGGGTTAGGACTGTAATTGTTGCATAAATCCCATAGAGTATTTTCACTTTACTTTTTGTGTGGTTGAGGTCTGTAACATATCGGCTAGTGCTTGCTTCTGCTTCATTTGTCTAATGATTTTTGCCTTTTGTATTTTTAGGTTTGGTTCAACGGGGAGGCTGCGGAAAGCATCTCACAAGGAAGTACCTCTAGTCTCTTCTCTTGAGAGTGATGGTTCTCTAAATGATCCTTTTGTTCCTAATGATTTTGTAGCCGATGGTTCTCATCCTATGTCCTTGGTATTTATTTCTTTTGCTTCCCTAGTTTTAAATCATTatttttcttttcaatttttcaaTTTATGTTTATATTTTGCCTTTGACAGGAAATATCTAGTGATGATGGAGGGCTTGACAAAGCTCTCTTTGACTTCTATATGGATCATGTATGTGTATTTATTTGTGTTGTTTTTGAGTTTATGTGTTGTTATTTCTGATGGCTTATCATTTTGTTGCTGATTATTAGTTGTCTTtgtatttttttcttcagaaaatgaAATGTTTGAAGAGGAAGTTATCAAGTGTTGGAAGAAGAAATGTGGTTAGTATTCTTTTTGATGCACTTTATCTTATCTTTCTCTATTTGTTGCTAAATTTTCCGCAATGAAGTCCATTTTTTGTAATGCTCTTGTTCTTTTGTTTTTGTGGAGGATGAAGCGGTCTTCTGATTTCCCCGTTTGTTCTACTTTCACTAGATATTCTGGGAAGTTTTTCTCTGGTGTTGTCGATGGTTTGCGCGCAAAGTATAAAGATCTCATTGAGGATTATCTGTTGTTTGGGGTCAACTCGTGGTTGTGTTCTAGTTCTAGTCTAGTAATTTCCCATGCACCTCCTTTGTCGGTTATGACCATCACCACTTTGTAGTCTGTTTTTGCAATGACTGTAGATTTTCTTGTAGGCACTACACATACTCTATCATTTTCCTTTGTCTTTCCATATTTGTTGCACTTCATAGTAATTCTTGTAACCTCATTATTCCTTTTTTTGCTTATGGTTCTTGATGCTGCtactgtagccactgaaaacccaGCAACTTTTGAGTAAAAATTGAAatattcttgcccttcttcttttgTTTTGAACTGCATGCCCATATGCGGCTTCAAATTGCTACTAATGTTCATCAGATTGCCCTCTGATGCAACATCTTCTTCATTTTGCAGGAACTTCTCAATGTCTTCTTCATCGAGAAAGGCATTGTCTTTGTGTTCTTCACGTGAGTTCTCAGGACCTCCTCTTTGTTCTTCAGTGTTTTCTCTTGTGTCAGTGAGCGCTCTAGTGTCTGTTGATTCTGTGTTTGATGCACTTGCTGTAGTAGTTGATTGAGATGTTGCTGCTGCTGTAGTGGGTTCATCATCTTCAATGATCTGCTCATTTCGCTTATGTCAATTAGTCTACATTGATCTCCTTGTAGTTTTTCATGTATGATATGTACATTGATCTCTTGAAATTTCTGCAATTTACCTGCTCCAATTGAATGTTGTCAAATAGGTTTGTGTCCCAGGGGTTTGGTTCTGTTGCTTGTTCTTTAGTTGCTATGTCTTGATGCATTTGTTGCAATGTCTGCACAGAGAAGGTAAATTTAGTCTCTTTGTTCCCATTATGAATTTTGTAACCTAATATGCGATTTTACATTTGAATCAAGTTCTGCGCCGGTGTTGTCGTATGTGTCTTTCCCGGACACTTCCTCTCTTTTTTGATATGTGTTCACAGGTGAATTCCCTGAATGAACCTGCAAGTATCATTTCAAAAGTTTTAATATTTGTTCATTGTATGAACAATGTCGTTTGTGTATAGTACAGAGTAGTAGGTCTCTTTTACCTTGTATATAATGTCAGATAGTAGAAGCGCAGTGAATGAAAATGTATCCTGCAGTAGTATTTGAACTTCTCAATTACATGTATATAGATTTTCCTTAAAGTTTCTGACTGATTTTGCTAATGCAACTCACATTCAGGATCAGTTCTTCTTGTGACATTGAGAGAAATTGCTCCTCTGTGAATGTTATTTGCTTGCTTTCCATCTGCAGTAACACCAAAATTAAACTGCCAGAAATCACCAGTAATATATGTAATGCAACTCACATTTAGGATCAGTTCTTCTTGTGACATTGAGAGAAATTGCTCCTCTGTGAATGTTATTTGCTTGCTTTCCATCTGCAGTAACACCAAAATTAAACTGCCAGAAATCACCAGTAATATATGTAACCCTTCAAGGAAAATTAAACTGTCAGTAATTACTCCTCTGTGAATGAAAATTTAAACTGATACTTGCAATGTATACTGAAACCATGTTGCTGTC
It encodes:
- the LOC119304099 gene encoding uncharacterized protein LOC119304099 isoform X2; amino-acid sequence: MSLEISSDDGGLDKALFDFYMDHKMKCLKRKLSSVGRRNVELLNVFFIEKGIVFVFFTQLHVIIKIGSILGAKWSF
- the LOC119304099 gene encoding uncharacterized protein LOC119304099 isoform X1; protein product: MFEEEVIKCWKKKCGTSQCLLHRERHCLCVLHVCVPGVWFCCLFFSCYVLMHLLQCLHREVLRRCCRMCLSRTLPLFFDMCSQSTSCNNQNWEHTGSKMEFLEDLLTCGSFLRCSSCRVQQLVADPPSVFSPGVVQESC